From a region of the Teredinibacter turnerae genome:
- a CDS encoding divergent polysaccharide deacetylase family protein, which translates to MPPCLQPGAGLLLRTLLIGLAWLTEAAHAQSPSQAQLLANAPKVAIIIDDLGYKHTLGTEILALPWPLTAAIIPFTPYATTLAETAHIAGKEVMVHAPMEPVTPRPWEQGLAISQDETEFRERCGAMLDAVPYAVGLNNHGGSRLTASSDHMHWLMAELDAKRFYFIDSRTSADSIAEDIAQTMGLASASRNVFLDNTRDPEAILAQLSKLEAIARQHGYAIGIGHPYPETLQALQLGLGAMANRGITLVPVSRLLAQKSAARQLADSTAHPR; encoded by the coding sequence ATGCCACCATGCTTGCAGCCGGGTGCGGGCTTACTGCTGCGCACCCTGTTGATTGGGCTCGCCTGGTTAACCGAAGCCGCTCACGCACAATCGCCCAGCCAGGCCCAGTTGCTCGCTAACGCACCCAAGGTTGCCATCATCATCGACGACCTGGGGTACAAACATACGCTGGGTACTGAAATACTCGCTTTGCCCTGGCCGCTCACCGCCGCAATTATTCCGTTCACCCCCTACGCCACAACCCTGGCCGAAACGGCTCATATTGCAGGCAAAGAGGTGATGGTTCACGCTCCAATGGAGCCGGTGACACCGCGCCCATGGGAACAGGGGCTGGCAATCTCTCAGGATGAAACCGAATTTCGCGAACGCTGCGGCGCCATGCTCGATGCCGTGCCTTATGCAGTGGGGCTGAACAACCACGGCGGCAGTCGACTCACCGCAAGCAGCGACCATATGCACTGGTTGATGGCTGAACTGGATGCGAAGCGCTTTTATTTTATCGACAGCCGGACCAGTGCCGACAGCATTGCCGAAGACATCGCACAGACCATGGGCCTCGCTAGCGCATCGCGCAATGTGTTTCTCGACAATACGCGCGACCCCGAGGCCATACTCGCTCAGCTCAGTAAACTGGAAGCCATCGCCCGACAACACGGTTACGCCATAGGCATCGGCCACCCTTATCCGGAAACGCTCCAGGCGCTGCAACTGGGGCTGGGTGCCATGGCAAACCGCGGTATCACACTGGTACCCGTATCGC